A genomic segment from Chanos chanos chromosome 2, fChaCha1.1, whole genome shotgun sequence encodes:
- the ap2m1b gene encoding AP-2 complex subunit mu-B isoform X2, translating into MIGGLFIYNHKGEVLISRVYRDDIGRNAVDAFRVNVIHARQQVRSPVTNIARTSFFHVKRSNIWLAAVTKQNVNAAMVFEFLYKMCDVMTAYFGKISEENIKNNFVLIYELLDEILDFGYPQNSETGALKTFITQQGIKSQHHTKEEQSQITSQVTGQIGWRREGIKYRRNELFLDVLESVNLLMSPQGQVLSAHVSGRVVMKSYLSGMPECKFGMNDKIVIDKQGKGGSADDAGKSELGGSGKQSIAIDDCTFHQCVRLSKFDSERSISFIPPDGEYELMRYRTTKDIILPFRVIPLVREVGRTKLEVKVVIKSNFKPSLLAQKIEVRIPTPLNTSGVQVICMKGKAKYKASENAIVWKIKRMAGMKESQISAEIELLPTNDKKKWARPPISMNFEVPFAPSGLKVRYLKVFEPKLNYSDHDVIKWVRYIGRSGIYETRC; encoded by the exons ATGATTGGAGGACTGTTTATCTACAACCATAAGGGGGAGGTGCTGATCTCCCGCGTGTACCGGGATGACATAGG GCGGAATGCAGTGGACGCGTTCCGCGTGAACGTGATCCACGCCCGTCAGCAGGTGCGCTCCCCCGTCACCAACATCGCTCGCACCAGCTTCTTCCACGTCAAACGCTCCAACATTTGGCTGGCAGCCGTCACCAAACAGAACGTCAATGCCGCCATGGTGTTTGAGTTCCTCTACAAGATGTGTGACGTCATGACCGCTTACTTCGGCAAAATCAGTGAGGAGAACATCAAGAACAACTTCGTGCTCATCTACGAACTGCTAGACG AGATCCTGGATTTCGGCTACCCTCAGAACTCTGAGACCGGGGCCCTGAAGACCTTCATCACTCAACAGGGCATTAAGAGCCAG CACCAT ACGAAAGAGGAGCAGTCTCAGATCACCAGTCAGGTGACGGGGCAGATCGGCTGGCGTCGGGAGGGGATAAAGTACCGGCGTAATGAACTCTTCCTGGATGTACTGGAAAGTGTCAACCTGCTGATGTCACCACAGG GTCAGGTACTGAGTGCTCACGTGTCTGGGCGTGTGGTGATGAAGAGCTACCTGAGCGGGATGCCTGAGTGTAAGTTTGGCATGAACGACAAGATCGTCATTGACAAACAGGGCAAGGGCGGCTCTGCTGACGATGCCGGCAAGAG TGAGTTGGGGGGCAG tggGAAGCAGTCCATAGCCATCGATGACTGTACTTTCCACCAGTGTGTCCGTCTCAGCAAGTTTGACTCTGAGCGCAGCATCAGCTTCATTCCTCCTGATGGAGAGTATGAGCTCATGAG GTACCGCACCACTAAAGACATCATCCTGCCCTTCCGGGTCATTCCGCTAGTCAGAGAAGTGGGTCGTACCAAGCTGGAGGTTAAGGTGGTCATTAAGTCCAACTTCAAGCCTTCACTGCTGGCCCAGAAGATCGAG gttCGCATCCCCACCCCTCTGAATACAAGTGGAGTGCAGGTCATCTGCATGAAAGGCAAAGCCAAGTACAAAGCCAGTGAGAACGCCATCGTATGGAA GATCAAGCGTATGGCTGGGATGAAGGAGTCACAGATCAGTGCAGAGATTGAGCTTCTGCCCACTAATGATAAGAAGAAATGGGCTCGTCCACCCATCTCCATGAACTTTGAG GTGCCGTTTGCTCCGTCGGGACTGAAGGTGCGCTACCTGAAGGTGTTTGAGCCAAAGCTGAACTACAGCGACCACGATGTGATCAAATGGGTTCGTTACATTGGACGCAGCGGCATCTATGAGACGCGCTGCTAA
- the ap2m1b gene encoding AP-2 complex subunit mu-B isoform X1 produces the protein MIGGLFIYNHKGEVLISRVYRDDIGRNAVDAFRVNVIHARQQVRSPVTNIARTSFFHVKRSNIWLAAVTKQNVNAAMVFEFLYKMCDVMTAYFGKISEENIKNNFVLIYELLDEILDFGYPQNSETGALKTFITQQGIKSQHHTKEEQSQITSQVTGQIGWRREGIKYRRNELFLDVLESVNLLMSPQGQVLSAHVSGRVVMKSYLSGMPECKFGMNDKIVIDKQGKGGSADDAGKSGKQSIAIDDCTFHQCVRLSKFDSERSISFIPPDGEYELMRYRTTKDIILPFRVIPLVREVGRTKLEVKVVIKSNFKPSLLAQKIEVRIPTPLNTSGVQVICMKGKAKYKASENAIVWKIKRMAGMKESQISAEIELLPTNDKKKWARPPISMNFEVPFAPSGLKVRYLKVFEPKLNYSDHDVIKWVRYIGRSGIYETRC, from the exons ATGATTGGAGGACTGTTTATCTACAACCATAAGGGGGAGGTGCTGATCTCCCGCGTGTACCGGGATGACATAGG GCGGAATGCAGTGGACGCGTTCCGCGTGAACGTGATCCACGCCCGTCAGCAGGTGCGCTCCCCCGTCACCAACATCGCTCGCACCAGCTTCTTCCACGTCAAACGCTCCAACATTTGGCTGGCAGCCGTCACCAAACAGAACGTCAATGCCGCCATGGTGTTTGAGTTCCTCTACAAGATGTGTGACGTCATGACCGCTTACTTCGGCAAAATCAGTGAGGAGAACATCAAGAACAACTTCGTGCTCATCTACGAACTGCTAGACG AGATCCTGGATTTCGGCTACCCTCAGAACTCTGAGACCGGGGCCCTGAAGACCTTCATCACTCAACAGGGCATTAAGAGCCAG CACCAT ACGAAAGAGGAGCAGTCTCAGATCACCAGTCAGGTGACGGGGCAGATCGGCTGGCGTCGGGAGGGGATAAAGTACCGGCGTAATGAACTCTTCCTGGATGTACTGGAAAGTGTCAACCTGCTGATGTCACCACAGG GTCAGGTACTGAGTGCTCACGTGTCTGGGCGTGTGGTGATGAAGAGCTACCTGAGCGGGATGCCTGAGTGTAAGTTTGGCATGAACGACAAGATCGTCATTGACAAACAGGGCAAGGGCGGCTCTGCTGACGATGCCGGCAAGAG tggGAAGCAGTCCATAGCCATCGATGACTGTACTTTCCACCAGTGTGTCCGTCTCAGCAAGTTTGACTCTGAGCGCAGCATCAGCTTCATTCCTCCTGATGGAGAGTATGAGCTCATGAG GTACCGCACCACTAAAGACATCATCCTGCCCTTCCGGGTCATTCCGCTAGTCAGAGAAGTGGGTCGTACCAAGCTGGAGGTTAAGGTGGTCATTAAGTCCAACTTCAAGCCTTCACTGCTGGCCCAGAAGATCGAG gttCGCATCCCCACCCCTCTGAATACAAGTGGAGTGCAGGTCATCTGCATGAAAGGCAAAGCCAAGTACAAAGCCAGTGAGAACGCCATCGTATGGAA GATCAAGCGTATGGCTGGGATGAAGGAGTCACAGATCAGTGCAGAGATTGAGCTTCTGCCCACTAATGATAAGAAGAAATGGGCTCGTCCACCCATCTCCATGAACTTTGAG GTGCCGTTTGCTCCGTCGGGACTGAAGGTGCGCTACCTGAAGGTGTTTGAGCCAAAGCTGAACTACAGCGACCACGATGTGATCAAATGGGTTCGTTACATTGGACGCAGCGGCATCTATGAGACGCGCTGCTAA
- the mmp23bb gene encoding matrix metallopeptidase 23bb yields the protein MRCVLSVSLALVVFGWTVGFPLWGKRTEAGMPPLKLHKEIPVGTTADVKMAMTRAKRYAINPLGHKWEHFNITYKIVKFPNTLNKEDTRKAISIAFTKWSDVSPLTFAEITSPNKSADIVIGFYTFNHTDCWWSPLHPCFDGLNGELAHAFLPPRGEIHFDNHEFWILGKSRFSWRQGVWLNDLVQVAAHEIGHALGLWHSRDPQALMHPNATYTGQRNIGQDDIWGIQRLYGCLDKRRVCDPWARLGFCERRKSFMKKNCPQRCDLCYELLDEVSTPTPPPANVKIKMVPRGKVVGFRCGTKNTRVPPKVSWYKDGEQLLTSIPGYIVIKDRDLRLVANEFNEGTYTCRIHRRGNVISANSWAIRLKPEQTSNNS from the exons ATGCGCTGcgttttgtctgtgtctttggcGCTGGTAGTGTTCGGCTGGACAGTGGGCTTCCCTTTGTGGGGAAAGAGAACG gaGGCTGGCATGCCACCCCTCAAGCTACACAAGGAGATTCCTGTGGGCACCACTGCGGATGTCAAAATGGCAATGACTCGGGCAAAGCGCTACGCTATCAACCCCCTTGGCCATAAATGGGAACACTTCAACATCACCTACAa GATTGTCAAGTTCCCCAACACGCTGAATAAAGAGGACACTCGTAAAGCCATCAGTATTGCCTTCACTAAATGGAGTGACGTGTCACCTCTCACATTCGCTGAGATCACCAGCCCCAATAAGAGTGCGGACATCGTTATTG GTTTCTACACGTTCAATCACACAGACTGCTGGTGGTCTCCGCTGCACCCGTGTTTTGATGGGCTGAACGGGGAGCTGGCCCACGCTTTCCTGCCCCCCCGAGGGGAGATCCACTTCGACAACCATGAGTTCTGGATTTTGGGCAAGTCACGCTTCAGCTGGAGACAAG GTGTGTGGTTGAATGACCTGGTACAGGTGGCGGCCCATGAGATTGGCCACGCCCTGGGCCTGTGGCATTCACGGGATCCCCAAGCCCTGATGCACCCCAATGCCACCTACACAGGCCAGAGAAACATCGGCCAAGACGACATCTGGGGCATCCAACGACTCTACG gCTGTCTGGACAAGCGGCGGGTGTGTGACCCCTGGGCTCGTTTGGGTTTCtgtgagaggaggaagagctTCATGAAGAAGAACTGCCCCCAGCGCTGTGACCTGTGCTACG AACTCCTAGATGAGGTTTCCACACCAACACCACCCCCTGCTAATGTCAAGATCAAGATGGTCCCACGGGGAAAAGTTGTTGGCTTCCGATGTGGGACAAAAAACACAAGGGTACCTCCCAAAGTCAG TTGGTATAAAGACGGAGAACAACTGCTGACCTCCATCCCGGGCTACATTGTGATAAAAGACCGCGATCTGCGCCTTGTGGCCAACGAGTTTAATGAAGGCACGTACACCTGTCGAATCCACCGTCGCGGTAACGTGATATCCGCCAACTCCTGGGCTATCCGACTGAAGCCTGAGCAGACCTCTAACAATAGTTGA
- the pcyt1ab gene encoding phosphate cytidylyltransferase 1A, choline b — protein sequence MEAHGSEHQTPRKRRREGSNGETDDSQRLAKAPRRTVGLREPAPFADELETVKTPYVRVTMEEAQRGTPPDRPVRVYADGIFDMFHSGHARALMQAKSLFPNTHLIVGVCNDDLTHKFKGFTVMNEDERYDAVSHCRYVDEVVRNAPWTLTPEFLAKHRIDFVAHDDIPYISAGSDDVYEHIKRAGMFAPTQRTEGISTSDIITRIVRDYDVYVRRNLQRGYTAKELNVSFINEKKYHLQEHVDKVKQKVRDVEEKSKEFVQKVEEKSIDLIQKWEEKSREFIGNFLQMFGPDGALKHMLKEGRGRMLQAISPRHSPDSSPTQEERPPSPAFRLPFFTRTSPPSSPPLHSGANSISEDEDEED from the exons ATGGAAGCACACGGCTCAGAGCATCAGACCCctagaaaaaggaggagagaaggctCAAATGGAGAAACGGACGACAGTCAGCGGTTGGCCAAAGCTCCACGTCGCACTGTG ggccTTAGAGAACCAGCCCCATTTGCAGATGAACTGGAGACAGTAAAAACACCCTATGTTCGCGTGACCATGGAAGAGGCACAGCGTGGCACACCAC CAGATCgacctgtgcgtgtgtatgctgATGGGATTTTTGACATGTTTCATTCGGGTCATGCCAGGGCTCTGATGCAGGCCAAGAGCttgtttccaaacacacaccttattGTAGGAG TGTGCAATGATGATTTGACGCATAAGTTCAAGGGCTTTACTGTGATGAACGAAGATGAGCGCTACGACGCTGTCAGTCACTGTCGCTACGTGGATGAGGTTGTGCGTAATGCGCCGTGGACACTGACACCAGAGTTTCTTgccaaacacaga ATTGACTTTGTTGCCCATGATGATATTCCGTACATCTCTGCGGGGAGTGACGATGTTTACGAGCACATAAAGAGAGCAG GCATGTTCGCCCCCACCCAGAGGACGGAGGGCATCTCTACCTCTGACATCATCACGCGAATTGTGCGGGATTATGACGTTTACGTGCGTCGCAACCTGCAGAGGGGCTACACGGCCAAGGAGCTCAACGTCAGCTTCATCAAC GAGAAGAAGTACCATCTACAGGAGCACGTAGACAAGGTGAAGCAGAAGGTGCGAGATGTTGAGGAGAAGAGTAAGGAGTTTGTGCAgaaggtggaggagaagagcaTCGACCTCATTCAGAAATGGGAGGAGAAGTCCAGAGAGTTCATCGGCAACTTCCTTCAGATGTTTGGACCAGACGGCGCACTG AAGCACATGCTGAAGGAGGGCAGGGGTAGAATGCTTCAGGCCATCAGTCCCAGACACAGCCCCGACAGCAGCCCAACGCAGGAGGAGCGCCCGCCCTCCCCTGCCTTCCGCCTCCCCTTCTTCACAAGGACGTCTCCTCCATCCTCACCTCCTCTTCACAGCGGAGCAAACAGCATTAGCGAGGATGAGGACGAGGAAGACTAA